Proteins from one Thaumasiovibrio subtropicus genomic window:
- a CDS encoding BMP family lipoprotein, which yields MKNKIIKLSALALAISSFGAFAAPKPAVIYDTAGKFDKSFNEAVYQNGVVALKEERGVEVREFEPQNEAQREQGLRRLASRGFSPIVAVGFNMSSAVEKVATEFPETKFTIIDSVIEKPNVQSIVFKEHEGSFLVGALAAKASESGKVGFVGGMDIPLIRKFQCGYEQGAKYANPEAVVLQNMTGSTPAAFADPAKGSELAMSQFSQGVDVIYAAAGGTGMGVYQAAKDAGNLAIGVDSNQNHLQPGTMLTSMVKRVGLAAKKTWVDSMEGNWEGGIQVLGLAEDGVEWALDEHNQALVSDDMKAYVEGLKADIIAGKIVVHDYMSNNECTY from the coding sequence GTGAAAAACAAAATCATCAAACTTTCAGCACTCGCGCTGGCTATCTCCAGCTTTGGTGCTTTCGCCGCTCCTAAGCCTGCAGTCATCTATGACACCGCAGGTAAATTCGATAAATCATTCAACGAAGCTGTATACCAAAACGGTGTCGTGGCGCTTAAAGAAGAGCGCGGCGTCGAAGTCCGTGAGTTCGAGCCACAAAACGAAGCGCAACGTGAGCAAGGTCTGCGCCGCCTAGCAAGCCGCGGCTTTAGCCCCATTGTTGCGGTTGGCTTCAACATGAGCTCAGCAGTGGAGAAAGTCGCCACTGAGTTCCCTGAGACCAAGTTCACCATCATCGATTCTGTTATCGAAAAACCGAACGTGCAATCTATCGTGTTCAAAGAGCATGAAGGTTCATTCCTGGTTGGCGCATTGGCAGCTAAAGCCTCTGAGTCAGGCAAAGTAGGCTTTGTGGGTGGTATGGATATTCCCTTGATCCGTAAGTTCCAATGTGGCTACGAGCAAGGTGCAAAGTACGCAAATCCTGAAGCAGTTGTACTGCAGAACATGACTGGCTCAACACCAGCGGCATTTGCTGACCCAGCCAAAGGGTCTGAGCTCGCCATGTCGCAGTTCTCTCAAGGTGTGGATGTCATCTATGCAGCGGCAGGTGGCACAGGTATGGGTGTTTACCAAGCAGCAAAAGACGCAGGTAACCTTGCTATCGGTGTTGACTCGAACCAAAACCACTTGCAACCGGGCACCATGTTGACCTCAATGGTGAAACGTGTCGGTTTGGCGGCGAAGAAAACGTGGGTCGACAGCATGGAAGGCAACTGGGAAGGGGGTATTCAAGTCCTTGGCCTTGCGGAAGATGGTGTTGAGTGGGCACTCGATGAGCACAACCAAGCGTTGGTGAGCGATGACATGAAAGCGTATGTCGAAGGCCTAAAGGCTGACATCATCGCTGGCAAGATCGTTGTTCATGACTACATGTCGAATAACGAGTGTACCTACTAA
- a CDS encoding ABC transporter ATP-binding protein, with amino-acid sequence MTQTFSIELKQIDKRFGAVHANKAIDLQIPSGTIHGIVGENGAGKSTLMSIIYGFYHADSGEMHVNHQPYRPANSQAAIAAGIGMVHQHFMLVDTFTVLENIILGAESGWKLKESEQAAREKLLKIEQDYGLEVPLDAIVGELPVGLQQRVEILKALYRDAKILILDEPTGVLTPQEADHLFNILDKLRAQGTTVIIITHKLREVLAITDNVSVMRQGAMVAHVKTAETNKEHLAELMVGRKVRLKADKDSATPDKALIKVNNVSFLDENQVPRVDNVSLEVRQGEIVGIAGVSGNGQSELLGLLSGSLAPSKGRIELNGYTIDAEHPTDPRQVRAMGVGHIPEDRHKQGLINKFAAQEAYILGYHHLPMYNKGTLQDKKAIADLCQQGMDKWDVRPNDIHLKTANFSGGNQQKIVIAREMEQDPDILLIGQPTRGVDIGAIEYIHQQIIASRDANKAVLLVSVELDEILSLADRIIVFFEGRIVGEVDASQADEKTLGLMMANIIPEHLKSVAQGGEQ; translated from the coding sequence GTGACGCAGACCTTTTCCATTGAGCTAAAACAGATCGACAAACGTTTTGGCGCAGTCCACGCCAACAAAGCGATCGATCTACAAATTCCCTCCGGCACCATCCACGGCATTGTGGGTGAAAATGGTGCAGGAAAATCGACATTAATGAGCATCATCTACGGCTTCTACCATGCTGACAGTGGTGAAATGCATGTCAATCATCAACCCTATCGCCCTGCGAACTCTCAAGCGGCTATCGCGGCAGGGATTGGTATGGTGCACCAGCATTTCATGTTGGTAGACACCTTTACCGTACTTGAGAACATTATTCTTGGCGCAGAAAGCGGCTGGAAGCTGAAAGAGAGCGAACAAGCCGCCCGCGAGAAGCTCCTAAAAATCGAGCAAGATTATGGCCTTGAAGTGCCACTCGATGCCATTGTTGGCGAGCTGCCTGTTGGCCTCCAACAACGGGTAGAGATTCTAAAAGCGCTTTACCGAGACGCCAAAATACTGATTCTTGATGAGCCGACTGGGGTTCTCACACCACAAGAAGCTGACCACCTTTTTAATATTCTTGATAAGCTGCGTGCTCAAGGCACGACGGTTATCATCATTACCCACAAACTACGTGAAGTGCTCGCCATTACCGATAATGTGTCGGTGATGCGTCAAGGCGCCATGGTTGCCCATGTTAAAACCGCAGAGACCAATAAAGAACATCTTGCTGAACTCATGGTCGGACGCAAAGTGCGCCTAAAAGCTGACAAAGATAGCGCCACCCCCGATAAAGCGCTCATCAAGGTAAATAACGTCAGTTTTCTCGACGAAAATCAGGTACCGCGCGTTGATAACGTCAGCCTAGAAGTGCGCCAAGGTGAAATCGTTGGCATTGCCGGGGTGTCAGGGAATGGCCAATCTGAGTTACTGGGTTTACTCTCTGGCAGCCTCGCGCCTTCCAAGGGCCGTATTGAACTCAATGGCTACACCATTGACGCTGAACATCCGACGGATCCTCGTCAGGTCCGCGCCATGGGGGTTGGGCATATTCCAGAAGATCGACACAAGCAAGGCTTGATCAATAAGTTCGCCGCCCAAGAAGCCTATATTCTCGGCTACCACCACCTTCCAATGTACAACAAAGGCACCTTGCAGGATAAAAAGGCCATCGCTGATCTCTGCCAACAAGGTATGGATAAATGGGATGTACGCCCGAATGACATCCACCTTAAGACGGCTAACTTTTCTGGGGGTAATCAACAGAAGATCGTCATTGCCCGTGAGATGGAGCAAGATCCCGATATCTTATTGATTGGTCAACCGACCCGAGGCGTCGATATCGGTGCGATTGAGTATATCCACCAGCAGATCATTGCGAGCCGCGACGCGAACAAAGCGGTGTTGTTAGTGTCAGTCGAGCTTGATGAGATCCTCTCTCTTGCTGATCGGATCATTGTCTTTTTCGAAGGTCGCATCGTCGGTGAAGTCGATGCCTCACAAGCCGATGAGAAAACCCTCGGTCTGATGATGGCCAACATCATCCCAGAGCATCTAAAATCTGTGGCTCAGGGAGGTGAACAATGA
- a CDS encoding ABC transporter permease, producing the protein MSQAKVPAWVNVALLPAINVLVAFAVSALLFLYIDISPIDAAKVMWIGAFGYAEGFGYTLYYATGFIFTGLAVAVAFHAGLFNIGGEGQAYIGGLGIGLVCLTLGEYAPWYLVFPVAVLAGALFGGAWAFIPAYLQAKRGSHIVITTIMFNFISASLMGYLLVNVLKPENTMATESRVFNANSWLPKMHEMLSPLGIEMAASPLNLSFLFALLCCLFVWLFIWHTRWGYEIRSLGANASAAKYAGINYIKVIVVTMLISGMLAGFFGLNVLQGELHQIKLNFVEGFGFTGIAVALMGRNHPVGVLLASLLFGFLYQGGAELSFEYGVDRNIVVVLQGLVILFSGALEHMFRPSLEKAYLKFFAKQGVA; encoded by the coding sequence ATGAGTCAAGCTAAAGTACCTGCATGGGTCAACGTCGCCCTGCTGCCCGCCATCAATGTGTTGGTTGCGTTTGCTGTCTCCGCACTTTTGTTCCTCTATATCGATATCAGCCCTATTGATGCCGCCAAAGTCATGTGGATTGGTGCCTTTGGGTATGCAGAGGGCTTCGGTTATACCCTGTATTACGCCACCGGCTTTATCTTTACAGGCTTAGCCGTTGCGGTCGCCTTTCATGCTGGCCTATTCAATATCGGGGGGGAAGGTCAAGCCTATATCGGTGGTCTAGGTATCGGGTTAGTCTGCTTAACGTTAGGCGAGTATGCCCCGTGGTATCTTGTGTTCCCCGTCGCGGTGTTAGCTGGGGCATTGTTTGGTGGGGCTTGGGCCTTTATCCCAGCCTATCTGCAAGCAAAACGCGGCTCACACATCGTGATCACGACCATCATGTTTAACTTCATCTCTGCATCACTGATGGGGTATTTGTTGGTCAATGTGCTTAAGCCAGAAAATACCATGGCGACAGAAAGTCGTGTCTTTAACGCCAATAGCTGGCTGCCTAAGATGCATGAAATGCTCTCACCACTCGGTATTGAAATGGCGGCTAGCCCACTCAACCTAAGCTTCTTGTTCGCGCTTCTCTGCTGTCTGTTTGTATGGCTGTTTATCTGGCATACCCGCTGGGGTTACGAGATACGCTCACTGGGTGCGAATGCTTCCGCAGCGAAATATGCGGGCATTAACTACATTAAAGTCATCGTAGTGACCATGCTGATTTCTGGCATGCTTGCGGGCTTTTTTGGCCTCAATGTGCTGCAAGGCGAGCTGCATCAAATCAAACTTAACTTTGTTGAGGGCTTTGGTTTTACCGGGATCGCAGTTGCACTAATGGGACGCAATCACCCAGTCGGCGTGTTACTCGCCAGTCTACTCTTTGGCTTTTTATACCAAGGTGGTGCCGAGCTCAGTTTTGAGTATGGCGTCGACCGCAATATTGTCGTCGTCCTGCAAGGGCTGGTGATCCTCTTCTCTGGTGCCTTGGAGCATATGTTCCGCCCCTCACTAGAAAAAGCCTATCTTAAGTTCTTCGCCAAGCAAGGAGTCGCATGA
- a CDS encoding ABC transporter permease, translating into MFDTIILMLDATMRVATPLILASLAGMFSERSGVVNIALEGKLLAAAFTGAAMAHVTGSAWLGLFAGIGISILLSLLHGFAAITHRGDQVVSGMAINILAAGLTVTLGRHWFQQGGQTPSLTGDARFAPIQLPLAETLQDVPLVGSLYSNLLSGHSLLVYVAFLAVPVSWYLLFKTRFGLRLRAVGESPNAVDTAGISVVKMRYSALIICGILVGIGGVYLSVGQTAQFIPNMSAGKGYMALAALIFGKWKPITAMLACLLFGFLDALAIRMQGVTIGDFPIPVQAIEALPYVLTVFLLAGFIGKAIAPKAIGVPYTKERE; encoded by the coding sequence ATGTTCGATACCATTATCTTAATGCTCGATGCCACCATGCGAGTCGCCACGCCACTGATTCTTGCTTCTCTCGCAGGCATGTTCAGTGAACGCTCTGGCGTTGTTAACATCGCCTTAGAAGGGAAGCTGCTCGCGGCAGCCTTCACCGGTGCAGCCATGGCGCATGTGACAGGCTCAGCGTGGTTGGGGCTGTTTGCCGGGATCGGAATTTCTATACTTCTCTCACTGTTACACGGCTTTGCGGCCATTACGCACCGTGGCGATCAGGTGGTCAGCGGTATGGCAATCAATATTCTCGCCGCAGGACTGACAGTGACCTTAGGACGTCACTGGTTCCAGCAAGGTGGACAGACGCCATCACTGACAGGTGACGCGCGCTTTGCACCTATCCAACTGCCACTGGCAGAAACACTGCAAGATGTCCCCTTGGTTGGCTCACTGTACTCTAACCTGCTAAGTGGTCATTCACTGTTAGTGTATGTCGCCTTTCTTGCTGTGCCAGTGAGCTGGTACTTACTGTTCAAAACGCGTTTTGGCTTGCGTTTGCGTGCCGTGGGGGAGTCGCCAAATGCGGTCGACACTGCCGGTATCTCAGTGGTTAAGATGCGTTATAGCGCACTCATTATCTGCGGTATTTTGGTCGGTATTGGTGGGGTGTATCTCTCTGTGGGTCAAACAGCACAGTTCATTCCGAATATGAGTGCAGGTAAAGGCTATATGGCATTAGCTGCGCTTATCTTCGGAAAATGGAAACCGATTACCGCTATGTTGGCCTGTTTACTCTTTGGCTTCTTAGATGCGTTAGCTATTCGAATGCAAGGGGTGACGATTGGTGATTTCCCAATCCCAGTACAAGCCATTGAAGCCTTACCTTACGTACTGACGGTCTTCCTACTCGCCGGATTCATTGGTAAAGCCATCGCGCCTAAAGCCATTGGTGTACCGTACACTAAAGAGCGCGAGTAA
- the prfC gene encoding peptide chain release factor 3 has protein sequence MSDYQQHVSKRRTFAIISHPDAGKTTITEKVLLFGNAIQQAGTVKGRGSNQHAKSDWMEMEKERGISVTTSVMQFPYNDCLVNLLDTPGHEDFSEDTYRTLTAVDSCLMVIDAAKGVEDRTRKLMEVTRLRDTPIVTFMNKLDRDIRDPMELLDEVESELNMACAPVSWPIGCGKEFKGVYHIHRDETILYSTGQGHTIQDVRTIKGLDNAELDEAVGEDLAEQLRDELELVIGASHEFDQEMFLKGELTPVFFGTALGNFGVDHMLDGLTSWAPAPMSRQANEREVNADEEKFSGFVFKIQANMDPKHRDRIAFMRIVSGTYKQGMKMNHVRLGKQVSISDAVTFMAGDRARAENAYAGDIIGLHNHGTIQIGDTFTQGEALKFSGIPNFAPELFRRIRLKDPLKQKQLLKGLVQLSEEGAVQVFRPLQNNDLIVGAVGVLQFDVVVARLKAEYNVEAIYESVNVATARWVECGDAKKLDEFQRKNQVNLALDGGDNLTYIAPTMVNLNLAKERFPDVDFRATREH, from the coding sequence ATGTCAGATTATCAGCAGCACGTTTCAAAGAGACGTACGTTTGCCATTATCTCGCACCCGGATGCGGGTAAAACCACCATTACTGAAAAAGTACTCTTGTTCGGAAACGCCATCCAACAAGCGGGTACGGTGAAAGGCCGTGGCTCTAACCAACATGCGAAATCTGACTGGATGGAGATGGAGAAAGAGCGTGGTATTTCGGTTACCACCTCGGTGATGCAGTTCCCTTACAATGACTGCCTGGTCAACCTGCTTGATACCCCCGGACACGAAGATTTCTCGGAAGATACTTATCGTACTCTAACAGCGGTTGACTCCTGTTTGATGGTGATCGATGCCGCCAAAGGTGTCGAGGATCGTACCCGTAAACTGATGGAAGTTACCCGTCTGCGTGATACACCAATCGTCACCTTCATGAACAAATTGGACCGTGATATTCGTGATCCAATGGAACTGCTTGATGAAGTGGAAAGCGAGCTCAACATGGCGTGTGCGCCAGTTAGTTGGCCGATTGGTTGTGGTAAAGAGTTTAAAGGTGTTTACCACATTCACCGTGACGAGACGATTTTGTACTCAACGGGCCAAGGTCACACTATTCAAGATGTACGCACTATCAAAGGCTTGGATAACGCTGAGCTGGACGAAGCGGTGGGTGAAGATCTCGCTGAGCAGCTTCGTGATGAGCTTGAGCTTGTTATCGGTGCATCGCACGAGTTTGATCAAGAGATGTTCCTAAAGGGTGAGCTGACCCCTGTCTTCTTCGGTACGGCATTGGGTAACTTTGGTGTTGACCACATGCTAGATGGTTTGACGTCGTGGGCACCCGCGCCAATGTCACGCCAAGCGAATGAGCGTGAAGTCAACGCAGATGAAGAGAAGTTCTCTGGATTTGTCTTCAAGATCCAAGCAAACATGGATCCAAAGCACCGTGACCGTATCGCCTTTATGCGAATTGTCTCTGGTACCTATAAGCAAGGCATGAAGATGAATCATGTTCGTCTGGGTAAACAGGTGAGTATTTCTGATGCGGTGACCTTTATGGCGGGCGACCGTGCTCGTGCTGAAAACGCCTATGCGGGGGATATCATCGGTCTGCATAACCACGGAACCATTCAGATTGGTGACACTTTTACCCAAGGTGAAGCGCTGAAGTTCTCAGGCATTCCAAACTTTGCGCCAGAGCTGTTCCGTCGTATTCGCTTGAAAGATCCATTGAAGCAAAAGCAGTTGCTAAAAGGTTTGGTTCAGCTGTCGGAAGAGGGTGCCGTACAGGTGTTCCGCCCACTACAAAACAACGATCTCATCGTGGGTGCGGTCGGTGTGCTGCAGTTTGACGTGGTTGTTGCGCGCCTAAAAGCGGAGTACAACGTAGAAGCCATCTATGAGAGCGTCAATGTTGCAACCGCACGTTGGGTAGAGTGTGGCGATGCGAAGAAATTGGACGAGTTCCAACGTAAAAATCAGGTAAACCTCGCATTGGATGGTGGTGATAACTTGACGTACATCGCCCCAACCATGGTGAACTTGAACTTAGCGAAAGAACGTTTTCCTGACGTTGATTTCCGCGCTACGCGCGAGCACTAA
- the arsB gene encoding ACR3 family arsenite efflux transporter has product MGIFERYLSVWVGLSIAAGVLLGNLFPDVFTVIAKLEFAHVNLVIAVLIWVMIYPMMVQIDFAAIKDVGRKPKGIVLTLVINWLIKPFSMALLGWLFFKGIFADMVDPQTASEYIAGMILLGVAPCTAMVFVWSQLTKGDANYTLVQVSANDIIMVFAFAPIAALLLGLSDITVPWNTLLLSVVLYVVLPVIAGAITRRQLEQKNRDIQKWLGHLKPWSVIGLLGTVVLLFGFQAQTIIAKPQAIVLIAIPLLIQTYAIFLLTYLVAKKMRLPHNVAGPASLIGTSNFFELAVAVAISLFGLHSGAALATVVGVLVEVPVMLSLVYMVNKTRHWFDETPTSSAALSEEK; this is encoded by the coding sequence ATGGGTATTTTTGAACGCTATCTTTCTGTTTGGGTTGGGCTCAGTATTGCTGCTGGCGTGCTGCTGGGTAACCTTTTCCCTGATGTATTTACGGTGATTGCAAAGCTCGAGTTTGCCCATGTGAACTTGGTGATTGCGGTGCTGATCTGGGTCATGATCTATCCGATGATGGTGCAGATTGATTTTGCCGCGATAAAAGATGTGGGCCGCAAACCGAAAGGCATTGTGCTAACGCTGGTGATTAACTGGCTGATTAAACCTTTTTCCATGGCTCTGCTTGGTTGGCTCTTCTTTAAAGGCATTTTTGCGGATATGGTCGACCCGCAAACGGCTAGCGAATACATTGCGGGTATGATTTTATTGGGTGTTGCCCCCTGTACTGCCATGGTGTTTGTGTGGAGTCAGTTGACGAAAGGCGATGCCAATTACACGCTGGTGCAAGTCTCCGCCAATGACATCATTATGGTCTTCGCCTTTGCGCCTATCGCTGCACTACTTTTAGGTTTAAGCGATATCACGGTCCCATGGAACACCTTACTGTTATCCGTCGTACTTTACGTCGTGCTTCCGGTGATTGCTGGTGCCATAACACGTCGCCAGCTAGAGCAAAAAAACAGAGACATCCAAAAGTGGTTAGGTCACCTTAAACCTTGGTCTGTTATCGGCTTACTTGGCACTGTGGTACTGCTATTTGGGTTTCAAGCGCAAACCATTATCGCGAAGCCACAAGCCATCGTACTGATCGCGATTCCGCTTTTAATTCAGACGTATGCCATTTTCCTACTGACCTATTTGGTCGCAAAGAAAATGCGTCTTCCTCATAACGTCGCCGGTCCAGCCAGTCTGATTGGTACATCTAACTTCTTCGAACTCGCCGTTGCGGTGGCGATTTCACTGTTTGGTTTGCACTCTGGGGCGGCGTTAGCCACTGTGGTCGGTGTGCTGGTCGAAGTCCCTGTCATGTTGTCACTCGTTTATATGGTCAATAAGACGCGCCACTGGTTTGATGAGACTCCCACCAGCAGTGCAGCATTGAGCGAAGAGAAGTAA
- the rimI gene encoding ribosomal protein S18-alanine N-acetyltransferase produces MTVNIHPLGDDHLDKVWQIERQAHAYPWSESLIRKPASKIGFNRVLLVNDEVVGYFYAQHVAGEATLLNVAVSPQHQGKGYGRQLVEAFLEQSKTLGGEEAWLEVRASNQGAYFLYEKLGFNEINRRENYYPSKDGREDALIMTCLLLDDTMFQFS; encoded by the coding sequence ATGACAGTTAATATCCACCCGTTAGGTGATGATCACCTTGATAAAGTTTGGCAGATTGAGCGTCAGGCGCATGCCTACCCATGGTCAGAAAGTCTGATCCGTAAACCCGCCTCAAAAATAGGCTTCAACCGCGTATTGTTGGTCAATGATGAAGTTGTGGGCTATTTCTATGCTCAACACGTCGCGGGTGAAGCGACGTTATTGAATGTTGCGGTCTCCCCTCAACATCAAGGAAAAGGGTATGGCCGCCAACTGGTGGAAGCGTTTTTAGAACAAAGTAAAACGCTAGGTGGCGAAGAGGCGTGGCTCGAAGTGAGAGCCTCAAATCAAGGCGCTTATTTTCTGTATGAAAAACTCGGATTCAATGAGATCAATCGTCGCGAAAATTACTATCCCAGTAAAGATGGGCGTGAAGATGCGTTGATCATGACTTGTCTGCTGCTGGACGATACGATGTTTCAGTTTTCGTAG
- a CDS encoding DNA polymerase III subunit psi, producing the protein MTITAEQRLKAMGLQRWQLRHPHFYPDYQQPVINLPDEVVLLFVSDATLNEHDAWLFGRILASMKLEPEQARQLTSDGALQLGEHQLQWVWFAGCEGNAPTGVNVLSSIPLAEMHQQPNAKKQLWQQICSYDS; encoded by the coding sequence ATGACTATCACCGCTGAGCAACGACTGAAGGCGATGGGGTTGCAGCGTTGGCAATTGCGCCATCCGCATTTCTACCCGGACTACCAGCAGCCAGTGATCAACTTGCCTGATGAGGTGGTATTGCTGTTTGTTTCCGATGCCACGCTGAATGAGCATGATGCTTGGCTATTTGGGCGCATTCTTGCCAGCATGAAGCTTGAGCCTGAACAAGCCAGGCAGTTGACATCTGACGGTGCGCTCCAGCTTGGTGAGCATCAACTGCAATGGGTTTGGTTTGCTGGATGTGAAGGAAATGCGCCCACGGGGGTGAATGTATTGAGTTCGATACCGCTGGCAGAGATGCATCAGCAACCTAACGCGAAAAAACAATTGTGGCAGCAGATTTGTAGTTATGACAGTTAA